A genomic stretch from Candidatus Avedoeria danica includes:
- a CDS encoding S8 family serine peptidase has protein sequence MSSKRTLAPLFVLAAVLGATIVASVRTPQPVAQAAAAGTRQDDAVAFGRYLIGFTPDVAEAQARGIAAANALVDDLWIPQLHVLSVAAPDGTLAPATETALLKTPGVRYVEPDGLAHAVDVPDDTLYGNQWAPDKIGAEEAWDVTTGSANVVVAVIDTGVDLQHEDFNGKFTSYGHDFANGDSNPDDDNGHGTHVGGIIGANTDNNLGVASIGRQTKLMAIKVLDSGGSGQYSWIASGITAAADNGADIINMSLGGSTNSQTLHNAVDYAFGQGVLEVAASGNSGSSNMFYPAAYSNVMAIGATTSSDVRASYSNYGSWLEMVAPGSSIQSAWCCSANYANASGTSMASPHVAAVAALLLAVDPTLTHNEMWGILQGSAVDLGSSGFDNFYGWGRVNADDAVATAVAGSGNTATPTITPSPTPSPTPTPITVILNPVADAYVDAGSPNTNFGLLPKLLTNSGTVRNGYLRFDASGVNGNIILAELRLYSMSGSSAGYDARGVADNSWGETTVTFNSAPAAGGVAGSSGAITANSWTLANVTSAVAAGGLVSLAVTSTDPNPIFLLPREQANFKPELRITYTGASPTSTPTSAASATPTTAPSTTATPSPSPSPTRTSTATPTTPPTITPSPTASATRTSTATPTTPPTATPSPTASATRTSTATPTVTSTPTVTPIPTATFTPSPSPTATLTATPVPTATATNTRTSTPTFTPSPTATSSPTATATPSTFVFTTEADAFVLSANPGGNYGTDIRLRTNASPAENSYVRFNVQGLSNSVTSAVLRVRSLTASSSGFNVHAANSSAWGETTITFNNAPGFGGAIVGSGGFNANEWVSVNVTSAVTGNGQVTFALTGANASVTAYAAREFSSGTFAAQLVVVTP, from the coding sequence ATGTCCTCGAAGCGCACGCTCGCACCCCTATTCGTCCTCGCCGCCGTCCTCGGAGCGACGATCGTCGCATCCGTCCGGACGCCGCAGCCGGTGGCGCAGGCCGCCGCGGCGGGCACGCGGCAGGACGATGCGGTGGCCTTCGGCCGCTACCTGATCGGCTTCACGCCGGACGTCGCCGAGGCCCAGGCGCGCGGCATTGCGGCGGCCAACGCGCTGGTGGACGATCTCTGGATCCCGCAGCTCCACGTATTGTCCGTGGCCGCGCCGGACGGGACGCTCGCGCCCGCCACCGAGACCGCCCTCCTCAAGACGCCCGGCGTGCGCTACGTCGAGCCGGACGGCCTGGCACACGCCGTCGACGTGCCGGACGACACGCTGTACGGCAACCAGTGGGCGCCGGACAAGATCGGCGCCGAGGAAGCCTGGGATGTCACGACGGGCTCGGCGAACGTCGTCGTCGCGGTCATCGACACCGGCGTCGATCTCCAGCACGAGGACTTCAACGGCAAGTTCACTTCCTACGGCCACGACTTCGCGAACGGCGACAGCAACCCGGACGACGACAACGGGCACGGCACGCACGTCGGCGGGATCATCGGGGCGAACACGGACAACAACCTCGGCGTCGCCTCGATCGGGCGCCAGACGAAGCTCATGGCGATCAAAGTGCTGGACAGCGGCGGCTCGGGCCAGTACAGCTGGATCGCTTCCGGGATCACGGCTGCCGCGGACAACGGCGCCGACATCATCAACATGAGCCTCGGCGGATCGACGAACAGCCAGACGCTGCACAACGCGGTGGATTACGCCTTCGGCCAGGGCGTGCTCGAGGTCGCGGCATCGGGCAACAGCGGCAGCTCGAACATGTTCTACCCGGCCGCCTACAGCAACGTGATGGCGATCGGCGCCACGACGTCGAGCGACGTGCGCGCGTCGTACTCCAACTACGGCAGCTGGCTGGAGATGGTCGCCCCCGGCTCGTCGATCCAGAGCGCATGGTGCTGCTCGGCGAACTACGCGAACGCCAGCGGGACGAGCATGGCCTCGCCGCACGTCGCCGCCGTCGCCGCCCTCCTGCTGGCGGTCGACCCGACGCTGACGCACAACGAGATGTGGGGCATCCTCCAAGGCAGCGCCGTCGACCTCGGCTCGTCCGGCTTCGACAACTTCTACGGCTGGGGCCGGGTGAACGCGGACGACGCCGTGGCCACCGCCGTCGCCGGCTCGGGCAACACCGCCACCCCGACGATCACCCCGTCACCGACCCCGAGCCCGACGCCGACGCCGATCACCGTCATCCTGAACCCGGTCGCCGACGCCTACGTCGACGCGGGGTCGCCGAACACGAACTTCGGCCTCCTGCCCAAGCTCCTGACGAACAGCGGCACGGTGCGCAACGGCTACCTCCGGTTCGACGCGAGCGGGGTGAACGGGAACATCATCCTCGCCGAGCTGCGGCTCTACAGCATGAGCGGCTCGTCCGCCGGCTACGACGCCCGCGGCGTGGCGGACAACAGCTGGGGCGAGACAACGGTCACGTTCAACAGCGCGCCGGCCGCCGGCGGCGTCGCCGGATCGTCCGGCGCGATCACGGCCAACAGCTGGACGCTCGCCAACGTCACGTCGGCCGTCGCCGCCGGCGGACTCGTCAGCCTGGCGGTCACTTCGACCGATCCGAACCCGATCTTCCTCCTCCCGCGCGAGCAGGCGAACTTCAAGCCCGAGCTGCGGATCACGTACACCGGCGCCAGCCCGACGAGCACGCCCACCAGCGCCGCCTCGGCCACCCCGACGACGGCACCGAGCACGACCGCCACCCCGTCGCCCTCCCCCAGCCCCACCCGCACTTCGACCGCGACGCCGACGACGCCGCCCACGATCACGCCCTCCCCCACCGCCAGCGCCACGCGCACCTCGACCGCGACGCCGACGACCCCGCCGACGGCCACCCCGTCGCCGACCGCCAGCGCCACCCGGACGTCCACCGCGACGCCGACCGTCACCTCGACCCCGACGGTCACGCCGATCCCGACGGCCACGTTCACCCCGTCGCCGTCGCCCACCGCCACGCTCACCGCCACGCCGGTCCCGACCGCCACGGCCACGAACACCCGCACCAGCACGCCGACGTTCACGCCGAGCCCGACCGCGACGTCCAGCCCAACCGCGACGGCGACGCCGTCGACGTTCGTCTTCACGACCGAGGCGGACGCTTTCGTCCTGAGCGCGAACCCCGGCGGCAACTACGGCACGGACATCCGGCTGCGGACGAACGCATCGCCGGCGGAGAACAGCTACGTGCGGTTCAACGTGCAGGGGCTGTCGAACAGCGTCACGTCCGCGGTGCTCCGCGTGCGGTCGCTGACAGCCTCGAGTTCCGGCTTCAACGTCCACGCCGCCAACAGCAGCGCCTGGGGTGAGACGACGATCACGTTCAACAACGCCCCGGGCTTCGGCGGCGCGATCGTCGGCTCGGGCGGCTTCAACGCGAACGAGTGGGTGAGCGTGAACGTCACCAGCGCCGTGACCGGCAACGGCCAGGTCACGTTCGCGTTGACCGGCGCCAACGCCTCCGTGACGGCCTACGCGGCGCGCGAGTTCTCGAGCGGCACGTTCGCCGCCCAGCTCGTCGTCGTCACGCCGTGA
- a CDS encoding CPBP family intramembrane metalloprotease: MARGRRMGRADGAELGLGGLGGTSSREASGAPLDTRRYLALSKTPTYGVLAALPLLLLYDVLIAFVNRGQRVSVRNGAEVLLGRALAAVGAPTALGLTAVLAVLGVLFVVREQRRAPVPLDRRVFGRMAAESAVLAILIGPVVRTATSIVLAPLPGPSLAIPTIGFPPLAMTAQPSNGPLAQIALSLGAGLYEELVFRVILVTAIAWAVRASGKTSARGALAVAVVTGAVLFSAAHYRPFNPAGETLLLTSFAYRFMAGLAFSALFAVRGFGVTAWTHALYDVWVVLR, translated from the coding sequence GTGGCGCGGGGTAGGCGGATGGGGCGGGCGGACGGGGCCGAGTTGGGGCTCGGCGGTCTCGGTGGGACGTCCTCACGGGAGGCGTCCGGTGCGCCGCTCGACACGCGGCGCTATCTGGCGCTTTCGAAGACGCCGACGTACGGCGTGCTGGCCGCGCTGCCGCTCCTGCTGCTGTACGACGTCCTCATCGCGTTCGTCAATCGCGGCCAGCGCGTGTCGGTCCGGAACGGCGCCGAGGTGCTGCTCGGCCGAGCGCTGGCGGCCGTCGGTGCGCCGACGGCGCTCGGCCTGACGGCGGTGCTGGCGGTGCTCGGCGTGCTGTTCGTGGTCCGCGAGCAGCGGCGGGCGCCGGTGCCGCTCGATCGGCGGGTGTTCGGCAGGATGGCGGCCGAGAGCGCGGTGCTGGCGATCCTCATCGGGCCGGTGGTCCGGACGGCGACGTCGATCGTGCTGGCGCCGCTGCCCGGTCCATCGCTGGCGATCCCGACGATCGGCTTCCCCCCGCTGGCGATGACCGCGCAGCCGTCGAACGGGCCGCTCGCGCAGATCGCTCTGAGCCTCGGCGCGGGGCTGTACGAGGAACTCGTGTTCCGCGTGATCCTCGTGACGGCCATCGCGTGGGCGGTGCGGGCATCGGGGAAGACGTCGGCGCGAGGGGCGCTGGCGGTGGCGGTGGTGACGGGCGCGGTGTTGTTCAGCGCGGCGCACTATCGGCCGTTCAACCCGGCGGGCGAGACGCTCCTGTTGACGTCGTTCGCCTACCGCTTCATGGCGGGGTTGGCGTTCAGCGCGCTGTTCGCGGTGCGCGGGTTCGGGGTGACGGCGTGGACGCATGCGTTGTACGACGTCTGGGTGGTGCTGCGGTAG
- a CDS encoding OsmC family protein — MADKQAAVTYLADGVFVAEMNGQHVFIDNGGGHGADGRASYAAGPMDLMLAAIAGCTAIDVVDILKKARQPFTKLTVHASGERAADHPRRYTSVTLTYEVHGDVDPKVVDRAVHLSDEKYCSVSATFKLPCEVKTVVRIVADDGGEGAAG; from the coding sequence ATGGCCGATAAGCAGGCGGCGGTGACCTATCTGGCCGACGGCGTGTTCGTGGCCGAGATGAACGGGCAGCACGTCTTCATCGACAACGGCGGCGGGCACGGCGCGGACGGCCGGGCGTCCTACGCCGCCGGGCCGATGGACCTCATGCTGGCCGCCATCGCCGGGTGCACGGCCATCGACGTCGTCGACATCCTGAAGAAGGCGCGCCAGCCGTTCACGAAGCTGACGGTCCACGCCAGCGGCGAGCGCGCCGCCGACCACCCGCGGCGCTACACGTCCGTCACGCTGACGTACGAGGTCCACGGCGACGTCGATCCGAAGGTCGTCGATCGCGCGGTGCATCTGTCGGACGAGAAGTACTGCTCGGTCTCGGCGACGTTCAAGCTGCCGTGCGAAGTGAAGACCGTCGTGCGGATCGTGGCGGACGACGGCGGCGAGGGTGCGGCGGGCTGA
- a CDS encoding GNAT family N-acetyltransferase translates to MLHGELVTLRPMERADIPRLWEFAQDLEVGLATGTDGRPTPLAVVEQIYEQRYSHVLEGAINFGVEAHGLLIGGIEFRNVNWLNRTAEIILFIGDPAYRRHGAGTDALRVAANYAFKLLGFNRLTYTVPEDNTGAVSAYTRVGFKQEGVLREAHYRDGRYLNLLVLGLIRAEWQDSSPLTQLTAPAR, encoded by the coding sequence ATGCTGCACGGAGAGTTGGTGACGCTCCGCCCGATGGAACGGGCCGACATCCCGCGCCTCTGGGAGTTCGCCCAGGACCTCGAGGTCGGGCTGGCCACCGGCACGGACGGACGGCCGACGCCGCTGGCGGTGGTCGAGCAGATCTACGAACAGCGCTACAGCCACGTCCTCGAAGGCGCGATCAACTTCGGCGTCGAGGCGCACGGGCTCCTGATCGGCGGCATCGAGTTCCGCAACGTGAACTGGCTGAACAGGACGGCCGAGATCATCCTGTTCATCGGCGACCCGGCCTACCGCCGCCACGGCGCCGGCACGGACGCGCTGCGGGTGGCGGCGAACTATGCGTTCAAGCTGCTCGGTTTCAATCGACTGACCTACACTGTACCCGAAGACAACACGGGCGCGGTCAGCGCGTACACCCGGGTGGGCTTCAAGCAGGAGGGCGTCCTGCGCGAGGCGCACTACCGCGACGGCCGCTACCTCAACCTGCTCGTGCTCGGCCTGATCCGGGCCGAGTGGCAGGATTCGTCACCGTTGACCCAGCTGACCGCACCCGCACGCTAG